ATAATGGTCGTATGGCAACAATACGTGGCTTTGCGCACCAAAGAAGTTAATGTACCAAACGCCTAACAAGCCAAGAATAGCAGGCAAGTTTTCTTCTAATGGCGCGGTTTTAAAGTGGACATCCATTTCATAAGCACCTGATAACAATTCTTCAAAGTTATCAAAACCTAATGACAAGGCGATTGGTAAACCAATGGCTGACCATAATGAATAACGACCGCCAACCCAGTCCCACATAGGAAAGATGTTGTCTTCTGCAATACCAAACTCTGTTGCTTTAGCAATGTTTGAAGACACACAGACGAAATGCTTAGCGATATCATCAAATTTACCGCCGCTTTGTAAAAACCACTCACGGGCTGTTTCGGTATTTTTTAATGTCTCTTGTGTACCAAACGACTTAGATGACATAACCACTAAAGTACTTTCAGCCGGTAACGTTGCTAACACGTCATGAATGTGCGCACCATCCACGTTTGCCACAAAGTGAACTTTAATACCCGCTTGACGATAGGGTTTAAGCGCCTCGGTCATCACTTTAGGACCAAGGAAGGAACCACCAATACCAATGGCTAATACGTCGGTAAACGCTTTGCCCGTATAACCTTTACGCGTACCATCGTGTATTTCATTAACGAAAGACTTAATCTTAGCTAAAGTTGCTTTAACTTCAGGCATTACGTCTTGGCCTTCAACCATAACTGGCTCGCCAGATAAATTACGTAACGCTGTGTGCAATACTGCACGGTCTTCACTGGTGTTAATACGATCGCCAGCGAACATACCATCACGCTTAGCTTCTACTTGCGCTTCGCGGGCTAAGTCAAATAACTTAACCATGGTTTGTTCAGTAATACGGTTTTTTGAATAATCTAACTCAATATCACATGCTTTGGCAGAGAACTTATTAAAGCGCTCAGGATCTTGTGCAAACAGATCACGCATATGTAACGATTCGACTTCAGAGTAGTGTGTTTGTAAAGCTTGGTAGCTTTTGCTTTTATTAAATAGAGCCATAAAATATCTGCTTTGTTTATGTGGTCGGGGGGAACGAGCTGATTCTTGTTTTTAGTATGCTCAGCACTATTAAATTTTCAAATTGTTGAAAAAGGATGACAACAGGGAAAAAATATGTCTTTTTCTCAACAATCACTGCCCTTGTTGCAGCAACATAAAGAACATCAGGCCGCGAGAGCGGCCTGATAAAACCATTAAGCTAATTGAGCGCGTAAAGTCGCTTCAAGCTTAAGTTGGTCTTTAGCGAAGTTGCGAATACCTTCAGCTAACTTTTCAGTCGCCATTGCATCTTCGTTGTGCTCCCAACGGAACTCAGCTTCAGTCATTGGCTCTGGGCGAGCTTTAACTTCACCGTTGAATGCCAATTTAACAGGCACTTCACCTTGGGTATCAGCTAATTGGTCTAATAAACCAGGGCCAATCGTTAAACGGTCACAACCGGCTAACTCTGTAATTTCATCTGTATTACGGAAGCTTGCGCCCATAACAACAGTTTCGTAACCGTGCTCTTTGTAGTAGTTGTAAATTTTAGTCACAGACACAACACCTGGATCTTCAGACGGAGCGTAAGCGTCTTTACCTTCTGCTTTTTTGTACC
This genomic window from Saccharobesus litoralis contains:
- the pgi gene encoding glucose-6-phosphate isomerase; this encodes MALFNKSKSYQALQTHYSEVESLHMRDLFAQDPERFNKFSAKACDIELDYSKNRITEQTMVKLFDLAREAQVEAKRDGMFAGDRINTSEDRAVLHTALRNLSGEPVMVEGQDVMPEVKATLAKIKSFVNEIHDGTRKGYTGKAFTDVLAIGIGGSFLGPKVMTEALKPYRQAGIKVHFVANVDGAHIHDVLATLPAESTLVVMSSKSFGTQETLKNTETAREWFLQSGGKFDDIAKHFVCVSSNIAKATEFGIAEDNIFPMWDWVGGRYSLWSAIGLPIALSLGFDNFEELLSGAYEMDVHFKTAPLEENLPAILGLLGVWYINFFGAQSHVLLPYDHYLRAFPAYVQQLDMESNGKSATPSGEYLDYETGPVIWGGEGTNGQHAFHQLIHQGKVLIPADFMLPLHSQHEVSNHHAMLASNCFGQTQALMQGKTEDEVRAELLAKGVSEEAIAKEIPQRVFEGNKPSNTLLFSKLTPKTLGNLIALYEHKVFVQGIVWGINSFDQWGVELGKVLGNDVLAKLEDSSIALDGDSSTNALIEKFRNR